The window ATGGATTGAAAAGAATGTCGCCTTTGGACTTGATGAGGAAAGCAACATTCTTGAAAATGAAAACTTGTCGCTAGCTGAGGAGGTTTAAACATGGCACAACAAGAACGATTTCATGATTTACCATTAGAAGAAGTGATCGGAGACCGGTTTGGTCGCTATAGTAAATATATTATCCAAGACCGTGCGCTTCCAGATGCGCGAGATGGACTAAAGCCTGTACAACGAAGAATCTTATATGCGATGTACGCAGAAGGAAACACGCAAGATAAAAACTTCCGTAAAGCCGCGAAAACAGTCGGTAACGTGATTGGTAACTATCATCCGCACGGTGACTCATCTGTTTATGAAGCGATGGTGAGAATGAGTCAGAATTGGAAAGTACGAAATGTGCTCATTGAGATGCATGGGAATAACGGGAGTATCGATGGAGATCCGCCTGCTGCCATGCGTTATACGGAAGCAAGGCTTTCTGCCATTGCTTCAGAGCTATTAAAGGACTTAGACAAGGAAACGGTCGAATTTGTCGCAAACTTTGATGATACAAGCAAGGAGCCAGTTGTTTTACCAGCGATGTTTCCAAACCTTCTCGTGAATGGATCAACAGGGATTTCAGCAGGTTATGCCACCGATATCCCGCCGCATCATCTGGGAGAAGTGATTGATGGTGTCATTAAACGAATCGAACAGCCGCATTGTACGGTTGAGGATTTAATGACAGTCATCAAAGGTCCAGATTTCCCAACAGGCGGTATCATTCAAGGGGTCGACGGCATTAAGAAGGCTTATGAAACAGGAAAAGGAAAGATTATGATTCGCGGAAAAGCGGAAATTGAAACCATCCGCGGCGGACGCCAGCAAATCGTGATCACAGAAATTCCTTATGAAGTGAATAAAGCCAATCTTGTCAAAAAGATGGACGAGTTCCGAATTGAAAGAAAAGTTGAAGGAATTTCAGAGGTTCGAGATGAGACTGACCGAACTGGGCTTCGAATCGTGGTAGAGCTGAAAAAAGAAGCAGATGCAAATGGTGTCTTGAATTTCTTATATAAAAACTCAGATCTGCAAATTCCATATAACTTTAATATGGTGGCGATTCATAATCGTAGACCAACCTTAATGACGCTGACAACTATACTTGATGCATATATTGCCCATCAAAAAGAAGTGGTGACGAACCGCTCAGCATATGAGCTTCGAAAAGCAAAGGAACGCCACCATATTGTAGACGGATTAATTAAGGCGCTTTCCATCTTAGATGAAGTCATTGCCACAATCCGCTCCTCTAATGATAAGCGAGATGCGAAAAACAACTTGATGGAGAAATATGACTTTACAGAAGCACAATCAGAAGCGATTGTTTCCCTCCAGTTATATCGTTTAACGAATACGGATATTACGCAATTAAGAGACGAAGCTAGTGAGCTTGATGTGCGTATAACAGAACTTGAAGACATTTTAGGTAACGAGAAAAAGCTGCTAAAGGTCATTACAAACAGTTTGAAAAAGCTCAAAAAGACATATGCTGATGAGAGACGATCTGTCATTGAGGAAAAAATCGAAGAAATTAAGATTAACCTTGAAGTGATGATCGCCTCAGAGGATGTTTACGTCACGGTGACGAAGGATGGGTACATCAAACGGACAAGCCAGCGCTCCTATGCTGCATCTAACGGTAAGGACTTTGGCATGAAGGATACAGACCGCCTGATTCATCAGTTTGAAATGAATACAACGGATGTCCTCCTATTGTTCACGAATAAAGGGAGCTATATTTATTGTCCAGTTCATCAGCTGCCAGACATACGCTGGAAAGACATGGGGCAGCATATTACAAATATCATTTCAATTGATCGTGATGAATCAATTCAAAAAGCTATTCCAATTAAAGAATTTGATGAAACGTCGTATCTCCTGTTCTTTACAAAAGGCGGAATGGTGAAGAAAACAGAGCTTCTTCAATATAAAGCGCAGCGCTATTCGAAACCGCTTGTCGCCTTGAACCTAAAAGGAGACGATGAACTCGTGGATGTCCATGTGACAACAGGACAGCAGGAATTGTTTATTGCGACGAAAAATGGCTATGGATTGTGGTTTGATGAAGAAGAAGTAAGTGTTGTTGGTCCGAGAGCGGCTGGTGTCAAAGGAATCAACTTGAAGGATGGGGACGAAGTAGTCTCTGGTCAGATCATTGATCCGAAAAACGATGTCCTCGTGCTGACGACTCAAAGAGGGGCTGTGAAGCGAATGAACCTCTCTGAATTTGATAAAACATCTAGAGCCAAACGCGGAGTTCTGATGCTAAGAGAATTAAAGAAAAACCCACACCGTATTGTGGCTGTTATTGCTGCATCACTGCACGATACACTTGAGATTGATACGGATAAGGGTACAACGATTCCGCTTGATATCTCTACTTTAAGAGCGAATGACCGCTATAGCAATGGATCATTTATTGTAGATGAGGAAGAGCAGGGAGAAGTAACACATGTCCTTGTCACACCTCAACCTGCGCCAGATGACAATAAATAAGCAAACGAAAACCCCCTGTAATAAACAGGGGGTTTCTTTTATATACGGGTCATTTAGCTCTCGTGGTTGCCAAACATGCTTGTAATGGCGTGCACTACTTCAATTCCTTGGTAGACGAAAAGAGAAAGTGAAGTGACAGAGAATAGACCTAGAATAAATACTCTTAAGAAAAATAACATCGTGTAAAACCTCCCAATTTTTGTTTTGATTTAGATGGTTGGGTTAAACACGAGATAGTCGGAAATAAGAAGATTGATAGAATACTGCAAGTAAATGCTTCTTTTTCCGGTCAAATTGATCAGTATGAGTGATGCGTGCAAATCCAGCTGTCATACTGCCAATCATCAGCAGTACTGTAAATGCGGCAAATACTGCGCTCACATGTTTTTGTTTCTTTTCATCGCCCATTGTCTGAGCGATTTTCATTTCATGTGATTCTTGATCGGCAACCACCTTTGCATGATGGTATACCTGAACGGAATGAGGCATTGAGAACAAATGAAAACTTGCGAGTGCTATGAATAAGACAGCTAATTTTAGCAGCATATTTTTTTTCATTTTTCTCACCCCTTCCTGTTTATTTTCATGATCTTACCACGTTTTCTGTTATTTGAAAAGTCTTATTTTTTTACTTTCCCTCTTTAAAAAAGCGATAAACATCAGGACATTTATAGGACTGTTTCACTTCATGAAAGGTTTCAATTTTATTTTTTAAATTTAAAAAAAGTGCCATGATCGAGGATCAGACACTTTTAGTGAACTTGTAATGAACGCGGTTTTGCTACAGCTTTTGTAAAGATTCCTGCAATACATATGGCGAATAAAACAAAAATAAAGGCATGAAGCAGTCCTACTTGATTGGCAAGCAGCCCTAATATAGGCGGCCCAGAAAGAGAGGCTGTATAACCTGATAAGGTCACAATGCTGACGCGTTTCACGGCGTACCGGCTATCATCACCAGCTGCAGAAATGGTTAGCGGGAAGCCTAAAGAAGCGCCAAGTCCCCATAAAAAGATCGATATCATACATACAACAAGTGAAATCTTTAAAATGACCAGAAATAGTCCGGCGGCGGCTGATAAAATCGCAATTCTTAGCAATAACACCCTGCCGAAACGATCGATCAAACGTCCGCTGATTAGTCTGCCGCTAATCATCCCGCATAAAAATAAAGCATAGATGACTGTACTCATGGAATGTGAAACCTGGTAGCCATCCACCATCGCAAGTGGAATCCAATCATTGGCAGACCCTTCGACAAACGCAAGACATAAGGCGATCATCGCAAGAGAGACCGTTCGTTTGTTCAGCCATGGCGTTTGAGTATCATCTATTGTATCTGACTGCTTCTCATGCTGATCCTTTCCTGTACCGTGCGGAATAAACCGTGTGCAAATCAAGATGCTGAGAAAGAAAAGAAGGGCAATGACTAGTAGGTGATTCAGCACAGAGACCCCTAGATGAATAAAAAGAATGCCAGCTCCTGCTCCAATTAAAGTGCCAATGCTAAAGGAAGCGTGCAATATAGGCAAAATGGTTTTCTTGATACTGTATTCAATTTCTGTCCCTTCTAGGTTCATCGCCACATTGCACATACCTGAGCCTGCTCCAAAAAGAAATAGACCGGCAGTGACAACAAAGATAGAAGAGAGTGTTGAACCAATGGCAAGAGTGGTGAATCCAAGGAACATCAAAAAAGCACTAATCACAATCGCCACGCGGCCGCCTTTTTTTCGAACAAATACATTTGAAAGAATAAGCCCGACAATTGAACCAACGGATAAGCCAAGTAAAATAAGTCCCATCGTTCCTGTATTGGCTTGTAATAAATCTCTAACTTCCGGTGTCCGTGAAAACCATGTAGAGATGGAAATACCAGACATCGTGAAAATAACTATAATCGCTTTATACCACTTTAATTCCATCTAATCCCTCACATTTAAAGATATATCTGTAACTGAACAAATCTACTCGATTATAAATGAGATGAGCTGATTCGTAAATAACTTGAGGCAGGAACATGACCAATTCTAGTCAAAATAAATCTTGCCTTCCCAATTCTTTAAAATAAACATAATGGGGAGGAAGCATGTCGGTGAAAGGAGACGGGATTGAGCCAGAAATGTACAAACAAACTTAAAGGCAGCGCTATCACAGGTTAAGACGTCATTTGGAATATGTCGAATGGTCAATTGGTTACCAAATGATGTATCAGGATAAATAGAAGGGGAGGAGAGGATCAACATGAAAAGTGAAAAGGAAAAAATGATCCAAGGAGAACATTATGTATCTAGTGTGACCAAACCCTAATTGCAGATCGAAAAAGAGCGAGACAATTGACATTTGCATACCAGCAAACCAATCAGCCAGAAAAAAGAACATCCATTTTAAAGGAATTATTAGGCGCTTGCGGAAATGATGTCGTTTTTGAAGGAAGGCTGCAGTGCGATTACGGATACAATATCGAGGTTGGCGAGCATTTTTTGCAAATTTTGATGCAGTATTATTAGACGTTTGCAAAATTACCATAGAACGTGCAAAATGCATTGAATTCGGCAAACCAGTCACCATTGGAAACCACGTATGGATTGGCGACAATGCTGTCATAGCATCTGGTGCCGTTGTGACAAAAAGTGTTCCAGCAAACGTCGTGGTTGGCGGAAATCCTGCGAAAATCATAAAATATCTTGGTGAATTAAAATCTGGCGAATAAACGCGAATAAACAAGGATTTTGATTTTTTCTTTTTTGTCTCAATAAGATAAGTATACTTAGATTTGAGACAAAAGAAATACATTCTTTTTATAACTTCCTAGAATATATATTATGTAAACTAATAAAAAGAAATGAATAAGATTTCGTCTTCATAGCTTCATATGTACTAGAAGGTAAATGTGGATCCATTATGGTACAGTCCCTCTTATCCATCTCCAACTGCCTCTTTCGTTAGGGTCATAATTGTTTAAGTAAAGTTAGTTGCTCCGTTTGTTCAATAAGAAAAGGAGGTGCCGCAGCTACCTCCTTTGTTAAGTCAAAGCACCCTTTAGTTTTATAAGCAACACTTCGAAAATACGAGATTATTGTAGCATACTCTCCAATTTGTCCTTCACTAGCACCCATTCTAGGTCGATTACACTGTAATACACAGAGTCTCTTAAATAACCGTCAGGCATCACCATATGATTTCGAAGCACCCCTTCTTTTACCAAACCCAACCGTTCAATTGCCTGCTGAGACCGCACATTTCTGCTATCTGTTTTCAACTGAACACGAATTGTCCCAAGTGTTTCAAAGCAGTGTTTCAAAAGAAGATACTTACATTCTGTATTTATTCTAGTTCGCCAAACAGTTGGAGACAGCCATGTCCAACCAATTTCCAAGTTACGATTTGGTATGGATATATTAAGAAAACGAGTGCTTCCCACAATTTTCCCCGAATTCTTATCCAAGATAACAAAAGGAAATTCGCTTCCTTGCTCTCTCGCTTGAAGTGCTCCATTCACAAGGGACTTCATATCTTCAATCGATTGAACCCTCATTGGCATGTGTGCCCATATATCTGGATTGTTTCCCGCATCAAATAATTCCTGTACGTGATAATCTTCCATAGGTTGTATCTTTACTCTATCTCCTATTAATACTACAGGCGTTATCTCCATAATTCTTCTTCTCTCCTTTTCTTCTTTGGTATGGTTATATATATCAACTAAGTAATTTTTCTTTTGACAACTCAGATAGTTTGTTCTGCTTTGTTAAATAGACGAGAGTATTATAAATGTGTTTGTAAAGTAACGCATTTAGAAGTTGTTCTCATGCCTACAATTGTTCCTAAATCATGAAATGGACTGTCTGGTTGGATAATAAGTCGTGCTGCCACCCAACTCAAATCTTCTGAGTCCATTTTTAGATATTGGCTTAAAGAAGACCCTATACCTTTAGCTTTAGTGTTGATAGTATCAAATAAACTGATCTCTTCTTCATCTTCCAAATAATGAAAAGCTAAAAATGGCACATTAATGAATGCATTTGTTTCTTCTAAATATAACTTAATTCCACCTAATCGATGCTGACCTTCCATTTGTTAAAGAGACATTTGAAAATGGTGACAAGTAATATCTAATCCAACTTTAAGGTAGAATCTATGTGCATCATGCCTATGAACACCAGAATCTAAATGAAATTGTTCACACTCATTTTCCTTTGCTTGACTTATTAGCCAATCCCATAGAATTTTTGCATACTCGATCATCGCAATCCACTGAATTGATGTCTCCTTTCACAATATAAAAGATATTATTCTCCAGTCTCAGCAAATTGTTTCAATCGATCTCCAATTTCATCTCTTACCCTTTGGAAAAATGACCACTTCTCTTCTTCTGTTCCTTCTGCTTTTGCTGGATCATCAAAGCCCCAATGGACACGTTCGACATGAGGTGGAGTCATCGGGCATTTATCAGCTGCATCACCGCATAGTGTGACGACTAAGTCAGCATTTTGCAATATGTTCTGATCAATCAGATCAGACGTTTGATTAGATATATCAATCCCTATTTCTTTCATT is drawn from Bacillus pumilus and contains these coding sequences:
- the arsC gene encoding arsenate reductase (thioredoxin); this translates as MSKKTIYFLCTGNSCRSQMAEGWAKKHLGDEWKVYSAGIEAHGLNPNAVKAMKEIGIDISNQTSDLIDQNILQNADLVVTLCGDAADKCPMTPPHVERVHWGFDDPAKAEGTEEEKWSFFQRVRDEIGDRLKQFAETGE
- a CDS encoding MFS transporter; this translates as MELKWYKAIIVIFTMSGISISTWFSRTPEVRDLLQANTGTMGLILLGLSVGSIVGLILSNVFVRKKGGRVAIVISAFLMFLGFTTLAIGSTLSSIFVVTAGLFLFGAGSGMCNVAMNLEGTEIEYSIKKTILPILHASFSIGTLIGAGAGILFIHLGVSVLNHLLVIALLFFLSILICTRFIPHGTGKDQHEKQSDTIDDTQTPWLNKRTVSLAMIALCLAFVEGSANDWIPLAMVDGYQVSHSMSTVIYALFLCGMISGRLISGRLIDRFGRVLLLRIAILSAAAGLFLVILKISLVVCMISIFLWGLGASLGFPLTISAAGDDSRYAVKRVSIVTLSGYTASLSGPPILGLLANQVGLLHAFIFVLFAICIAGIFTKAVAKPRSLQVH
- a CDS encoding GNAT family N-acetyltransferase — protein: MEITPVVLIGDRVKIQPMEDYHVQELFDAGNNPDIWAHMPMRVQSIEDMKSLVNGALQAREQGSEFPFVILDKNSGKIVGSTRFLNISIPNRNLEIGWTWLSPTVWRTRINTECKYLLLKHCFETLGTIRVQLKTDSRNVRSQQAIERLGLVKEGVLRNHMVMPDGYLRDSVYYSVIDLEWVLVKDKLESMLQ
- the parC gene encoding DNA topoisomerase IV subunit A encodes the protein MAQQERFHDLPLEEVIGDRFGRYSKYIIQDRALPDARDGLKPVQRRILYAMYAEGNTQDKNFRKAAKTVGNVIGNYHPHGDSSVYEAMVRMSQNWKVRNVLIEMHGNNGSIDGDPPAAMRYTEARLSAIASELLKDLDKETVEFVANFDDTSKEPVVLPAMFPNLLVNGSTGISAGYATDIPPHHLGEVIDGVIKRIEQPHCTVEDLMTVIKGPDFPTGGIIQGVDGIKKAYETGKGKIMIRGKAEIETIRGGRQQIVITEIPYEVNKANLVKKMDEFRIERKVEGISEVRDETDRTGLRIVVELKKEADANGVLNFLYKNSDLQIPYNFNMVAIHNRRPTLMTLTTILDAYIAHQKEVVTNRSAYELRKAKERHHIVDGLIKALSILDEVIATIRSSNDKRDAKNNLMEKYDFTEAQSEAIVSLQLYRLTNTDITQLRDEASELDVRITELEDILGNEKKLLKVITNSLKKLKKTYADERRSVIEEKIEEIKINLEVMIASEDVYVTVTKDGYIKRTSQRSYAASNGKDFGMKDTDRLIHQFEMNTTDVLLLFTNKGSYIYCPVHQLPDIRWKDMGQHITNIISIDRDESIQKAIPIKEFDETSYLLFFTKGGMVKKTELLQYKAQRYSKPLVALNLKGDDELVDVHVTTGQQELFIATKNGYGLWFDEEEVSVVGPRAAGVKGINLKDGDEVVSGQIIDPKNDVLVLTTQRGAVKRMNLSEFDKTSRAKRGVLMLRELKKNPHRIVAVIAASLHDTLEIDTDKGTTIPLDISTLRANDRYSNGSFIVDEEEQGEVTHVLVTPQPAPDDNK